In a genomic window of Dyadobacter fermentans DSM 18053:
- a CDS encoding gamma-glutamylcyclotransferase family protein, producing the protein MKTFIFGYGSLINLSSLSRTMQQEMVEEDIIAVKLRGFTRIWNLKAPIFSDNLKKEITGMFLNIRSRPESWVNGVIFEVSEEQLKYLDLRERNYSRLDVTADIEPYQQLEKGTFRVLAYIATGPEFLMEEATGDSFVMTNYVNMVESGCAAIGDFFLQDYQATTATNPFPLLMGDYSFTPNEALPPDSSARL; encoded by the coding sequence ATGAAGACTTTTATATTCGGTTACGGTTCACTGATAAACCTGAGTAGCCTGTCGAGGACCATGCAACAGGAAATGGTTGAAGAAGATATTATTGCTGTCAAGCTGCGCGGTTTCACCAGGATTTGGAATCTCAAAGCGCCGATTTTTTCGGATAATCTCAAAAAGGAGATTACCGGCATGTTTCTCAACATCCGGAGCCGACCGGAAAGCTGGGTGAACGGCGTTATTTTTGAGGTGTCGGAAGAGCAGCTGAAATACCTCGACCTGCGTGAGCGTAATTATAGCCGATTGGACGTCACGGCGGACATTGAGCCATACCAGCAACTTGAAAAGGGCACATTCAGGGTACTAGCCTACATAGCAACCGGTCCCGAATTTTTGATGGAAGAGGCAACGGGCGACAGCTTCGTGATGACCAACTATGTAAATATGGTGGAAAGCGGCTGCGCGGCCATCGGTGATTTCTTTCTTCAGGATTATCAGGCAACAACGGCAACCAATCCATTTCCCCTGCTGATGGGCGATTATAGTTTTACTCCGAACGAAGCGCTTCCACCGGATTCGTCAGCGCGGCTTTGA
- a CDS encoding DUF3267 domain-containing protein — MKVQLYGIIGAVVLFLVLSYPFQLLYGKPIFRFEDLHWQDWALVALVFFAGITVHELIHGLTAILYAGIPTQQARFGFQWKSLTPYFHSKVAIPAGKFRVVVIMPLIVLGIIPYIAGLATGMGGLVAFGIMFIICAGGDVLILWLMKGLSSDTLVQDHPEKIGLIVQD, encoded by the coding sequence ATGAAAGTCCAGCTTTATGGCATCATCGGTGCAGTAGTTTTATTTCTCGTCCTGTCATACCCCTTCCAATTACTTTACGGAAAGCCGATATTCCGGTTTGAAGATCTTCATTGGCAGGATTGGGCGCTCGTTGCGCTCGTTTTTTTCGCCGGCATTACGGTGCATGAGCTGATCCACGGCCTCACGGCCATTCTTTATGCCGGCATTCCCACGCAGCAGGCACGTTTTGGTTTCCAATGGAAATCACTCACGCCTTATTTCCATAGCAAAGTGGCCATTCCTGCCGGAAAATTCCGGGTTGTGGTGATCATGCCGCTCATTGTTTTAGGCATTATTCCCTACATCGCAGGACTGGCAACCGGCATGGGAGGCCTGGTAGCGTTCGGCATTATGTTTATCATCTGTGCCGGCGGAGACGTCCTGATCCTCTGGCTCATGAAAGGGCTGAGCAGCGACACCCTCGTGCAGGACCATCCCGAAAAGATCGGTTTGATTGTACAGGACTAG
- a CDS encoding GNAT family N-acetyltransferase encodes MQFYSERLRYEKFTPNHFEDYFRLVSRQDVMVHISGAGLDLPGARKRFERSLRADGRQNDMGFVAVYERATDLYVGLGKIVPFEDGFTEIGYALLPEFWGKGYASEITATLIAYARNCGSVESLVALVSPENQASINVLTKQQFRFFREVPEGDVVRHDYILDL; translated from the coding sequence ATGCAGTTTTATTCAGAACGTCTGCGCTACGAAAAATTCACTCCCAATCATTTCGAAGACTATTTCCGGCTCGTTTCAAGGCAGGATGTGATGGTACACATCAGCGGCGCGGGGCTCGATCTGCCAGGCGCCCGCAAAAGATTCGAAAGGTCGCTCCGCGCCGATGGGCGGCAAAATGACATGGGCTTTGTTGCCGTTTATGAACGCGCCACCGATTTGTACGTCGGTTTGGGCAAAATCGTGCCTTTTGAAGACGGCTTCACGGAAATAGGCTACGCATTGCTCCCCGAATTCTGGGGCAAGGGCTACGCCTCGGAAATCACCGCCACCCTCATCGCCTACGCCCGCAATTGCGGTAGCGTGGAATCGCTCGTCGCCCTGGTGTCTCCCGAAAACCAGGCTTCGATTAACGTTCTTACCAAGCAGCAATTCCGCTTTTTCAGGGAAGTACCGGAAGGAGACGTGGTGCGGCATGATTACATTCTGGACTTGTAG
- a CDS encoding ABC transporter permease — protein sequence MLKNYLKIAFRNLFRNKGFSAINILGLSVGMASALLILFWMYNEVSYDRFHTKKDYLYEAWNRGTFDGKLQCWNSTPQVLGPALKAEYPEVADVARIYSRWFVTRNGDKKISIEAMITDPAFLSMFDFPLLQGNPANALQSVSSMIVTQKMAIRMFGTEDVLGKTISIDKDNFTITGVMKDLPPNTEFRFDYILPWQYLKKIGAADESWSFNNARTFVWLKPATNPALLAGKIKDITIRHSNRAEEHEVFLHPISLWHLYSNFENGQVVGGRIAIVRLFGVIAAFILLIACINFMNLSTARSEKRAKEVGIRKTAGANKGLLVGQFIGESILIATVAGAIALLAVYLVLPAFNTLTGKELHVPVAHPEFWGAALAFILFTGIVAGSYPAFYLSSFKPISVLKGTFKRTHSAFSPRKVLVVIQFSFAIVLIISTLIVVEQIRHAQNRDPGYDRGQVVYHWLTGDLGKNYAQIKRELLANSIATSVTKTASPLSSVVADTWGIEWQGKNPSEKIDFDIFTEDEGLVKTAGLQLIRGRDMDLTAFPSDSSAALLNETAAKIMRFKDPIGQTIRDNGKAYQVVGVVKDFVIRSPYDSQGPLIIEGAQSFFNVIHMKLHAGKPAAELMPAVEAIFRRYNPEYPFEYHFVDEDYALKFEDTRRIATLTGLFAGLTIFISCLGLFGLAAYMAENRVKEIGVRKVLGASVVSIAALLSGEFVALVLVSIVIAVPVAWYVMNLWLNDFEYRIGIQWWTFAASGVLAVVVSLLTVSYQAIRAALLDPVKSLRSE from the coding sequence ATGCTTAAAAACTATCTCAAAATCGCATTCAGGAACCTGTTCCGGAACAAAGGCTTTTCAGCCATCAATATCCTGGGCCTTTCGGTGGGCATGGCGAGCGCGCTGCTGATCCTCTTCTGGATGTATAACGAAGTGAGCTACGACCGCTTCCATACGAAAAAGGATTATTTGTACGAAGCCTGGAACCGCGGCACTTTCGATGGCAAGCTGCAATGCTGGAATTCGACGCCGCAGGTGCTCGGGCCGGCGTTGAAAGCGGAATATCCCGAAGTGGCCGACGTGGCGAGGATTTATTCGCGGTGGTTTGTGACGCGTAACGGCGACAAAAAGATTTCCATCGAAGCAATGATCACCGATCCGGCATTCCTGAGCATGTTCGACTTTCCGCTTTTGCAGGGCAATCCGGCCAACGCATTGCAGTCCGTGAGCTCGATGATCGTAACCCAAAAAATGGCGATCAGAATGTTCGGTACGGAGGATGTTTTAGGCAAAACCATTTCCATCGACAAGGACAATTTCACGATTACGGGCGTGATGAAGGACCTGCCGCCCAATACCGAATTCCGGTTCGATTACATTCTTCCCTGGCAATACCTGAAAAAGATCGGCGCGGCCGATGAAAGCTGGTCGTTCAATAACGCGCGAACTTTTGTATGGCTGAAACCCGCAACGAATCCCGCATTGCTTGCCGGCAAAATCAAAGACATTACCATCCGCCATTCCAATCGCGCCGAGGAACACGAGGTGTTTCTGCACCCGATCAGCCTCTGGCATTTATATTCCAATTTTGAAAACGGCCAGGTCGTCGGCGGGCGGATCGCCATTGTGCGGCTGTTCGGCGTGATCGCGGCATTCATTTTGCTCATTGCCTGCATCAATTTCATGAACCTAAGCACCGCCCGGAGCGAAAAACGGGCGAAGGAAGTGGGTATCCGCAAAACGGCCGGCGCCAACAAAGGGCTGCTGGTGGGCCAGTTCATCGGCGAATCGATCCTGATCGCGACGGTCGCCGGCGCGATAGCGCTGCTGGCCGTGTACCTGGTGCTGCCGGCATTCAACACGCTTACCGGCAAGGAATTGCATGTCCCGGTAGCCCATCCCGAATTCTGGGGCGCGGCGCTGGCATTCATTCTTTTCACCGGCATTGTAGCCGGAAGTTACCCGGCGTTTTACCTGTCGTCGTTCAAGCCGATCAGCGTGTTGAAGGGCACATTCAAAAGGACGCATTCGGCATTCAGCCCGCGGAAAGTATTGGTAGTCATCCAATTCAGCTTCGCTATTGTGCTCATTATCTCCACGCTCATCGTCGTAGAACAGATCCGCCATGCCCAGAACCGCGACCCGGGCTATGACCGCGGACAGGTGGTATATCACTGGCTCACCGGCGACCTCGGCAAAAATTACGCGCAGATCAAACGCGAACTGCTGGCAAACAGCATTGCCACATCGGTTACCAAAACCGCCTCGCCGCTCAGCAGTGTGGTCGCCGATACCTGGGGCATTGAATGGCAGGGCAAGAACCCATCCGAAAAAATCGATTTCGATATTTTTACCGAAGACGAAGGACTTGTCAAAACTGCCGGGTTGCAGCTCATCCGCGGTCGCGATATGGATCTCACCGCATTTCCTTCCGACTCTTCCGCGGCGTTACTGAACGAAACTGCCGCCAAGATCATGCGCTTCAAGGACCCGATCGGGCAGACGATACGGGACAATGGCAAGGCCTATCAGGTGGTGGGCGTTGTAAAGGATTTCGTGATCCGGTCGCCGTACGACAGTCAGGGCCCGCTCATCATTGAAGGCGCACAGAGTTTTTTCAATGTAATCCACATGAAACTGCATGCCGGCAAGCCCGCCGCCGAGCTCATGCCGGCCGTTGAAGCCATTTTCCGCCGCTACAATCCCGAATATCCGTTCGAATACCATTTCGTGGATGAAGATTATGCACTGAAATTCGAAGACACGCGCCGCATTGCTACCCTGACGGGCCTCTTCGCCGGTCTGACGATCTTCATATCCTGCCTGGGGCTATTCGGCCTCGCCGCCTACATGGCCGAAAACCGCGTGAAGGAAATCGGCGTGCGCAAAGTGCTGGGCGCCTCCGTGGTAAGCATTGCTGCCCTGCTTTCCGGCGAGTTTGTGGCACTCGTGCTCGTCTCGATCGTGATCGCCGTGCCGGTGGCCTGGTATGTCATGAACCTCTGGCTGAACGACTTCGAATACCGGATCGGAATCCAATGGTGGACATTTGCGGCATCGGGCGTGCTGGCGGTCGTCGTGTCATTGCTCACAGTCAGCTACCAAGCCATCCGCGCGGCGTTGCTCGATCCGGTGAAAAGCCTTCGCAGCGAATAA
- a CDS encoding ABC transporter permease, translated as MINVSGLAISLAASLLIALWVWDEWNFNKSNENYTRVAGVMSHIAQNGQVVSSPNMPFPLAAELRENFRADFEHVAISWNTEDYTLTANGNKFRKKGRFMEPDGAQILPLEMVSGAASLASPSQLLLSESAATSIFGTREPIGQLVKIDQELEAMVAGVYRDFPPNSDYYNLSFIAPWKMFTAARRRQWVNEVKDNWNISTFEILVQTRESSNPEAASEKIKHLLQNHLKAGASTTGPSALISLHPMSRWHLYASWENGVDTGGDIYYVKLFMAIAVFIVLLACINFMNLTTARSEQRAREIGVRKVVGSKRAQLIGQFMFESFVVVGTSLLIALLLVQLALPEFNAVTKKHITFISPDDLAFNPYVVALGIGFCLLVSFVAGSYPALYLSSIKPVSILKSGAGGRLSSRPRKALVVLQFTISISLIIAAAGVFRQMQFGQSRQTGYDKRGLVYVKIPPGTARLDALKNDLLHSGIASSVAQSSGPVTDMLSNARGFSWPGKSPGQREEFAVIAASHSYGKTVGWQVVQGRDFSEEFISDSSAIIINQSAAKYMGLDQPVGKTVRWKDGTFNDSEYHIVGVVRDMVMQSPYEPVKQAIYFMTYAPNYLYIKVKDDVKTSSVLPKLNLLFDKHLPGNIFDFQFADQQYGLKFETEDRTGKLTLLFAAVAIFTSCLGLFGLAAFTAEQRRSEIGIRKVLGASVTSVWQLIARDFVYLTIFAIALATPVSYYFLTETLEKYHYRSTIPWWLFAGAGALALSLTLLTVSYQAIKAALTNPVEALRSE; from the coding sequence TTGATAAACGTATCGGGCCTGGCGATTTCGCTGGCTGCCTCCCTGCTCATTGCCTTGTGGGTGTGGGATGAATGGAACTTCAATAAAAGCAATGAAAACTACACGCGTGTAGCGGGTGTGATGTCGCATATTGCGCAAAACGGGCAGGTTGTGAGCTCGCCGAATATGCCTTTTCCACTAGCCGCCGAGCTCCGCGAGAATTTCCGGGCTGACTTCGAACATGTAGCCATATCCTGGAACACCGAGGATTACACCCTGACTGCGAACGGGAACAAGTTCCGGAAAAAAGGTCGGTTTATGGAGCCCGACGGTGCCCAAATACTGCCCCTCGAAATGGTAAGCGGCGCCGCCAGCCTTGCCAGCCCTTCTCAGCTATTACTGTCGGAATCCGCCGCGACGTCGATCTTCGGCACGCGCGAGCCAATCGGGCAATTGGTAAAAATAGATCAGGAACTGGAAGCAATGGTAGCCGGAGTTTACCGCGACTTCCCTCCCAACTCGGATTACTACAACCTGTCGTTCATCGCGCCCTGGAAAATGTTCACCGCTGCGCGCAGGAGGCAGTGGGTCAATGAGGTAAAAGATAACTGGAACATCAGCACATTTGAAATACTGGTTCAAACCCGCGAAAGCAGCAATCCCGAAGCGGCTTCGGAAAAAATTAAGCACTTATTACAGAACCACTTAAAAGCCGGCGCCAGCACAACTGGCCCGTCGGCGCTTATTTCCCTGCACCCCATGTCGCGCTGGCATTTGTATGCTTCGTGGGAAAATGGCGTGGATACCGGCGGTGATATTTATTATGTGAAACTGTTCATGGCAATCGCGGTTTTTATCGTGCTCCTGGCCTGTATCAATTTCATGAACCTCACCACCGCCCGCTCCGAGCAGCGCGCCCGGGAAATCGGCGTTCGAAAAGTGGTGGGTTCCAAGCGGGCCCAGCTCATCGGGCAATTCATGTTTGAGTCCTTCGTCGTGGTAGGGACATCGCTGCTGATCGCGCTGTTGCTCGTCCAACTGGCATTGCCGGAATTCAATGCGGTCACCAAGAAACATATCACCTTCATCTCGCCGGACGATCTGGCATTCAACCCTTATGTCGTAGCGCTCGGTATCGGGTTTTGTTTGCTCGTAAGCTTCGTGGCCGGTAGTTACCCGGCGCTTTACCTTTCTTCCATCAAGCCGGTGAGCATATTGAAATCCGGCGCAGGGGGCAGGCTGTCATCCCGACCGAGAAAGGCATTGGTGGTACTGCAATTTACCATCTCAATTTCCCTCATTATCGCCGCTGCCGGGGTTTTTCGGCAAATGCAATTCGGGCAAAGCCGTCAAACCGGGTACGACAAACGCGGCCTCGTATATGTAAAAATCCCGCCGGGCACCGCGCGGCTCGATGCATTGAAGAACGATTTGCTGCATTCCGGCATCGCGTCGTCGGTGGCGCAATCGTCCGGACCCGTCACGGATATGCTCTCAAATGCACGGGGCTTTTCCTGGCCCGGCAAGTCACCCGGACAGCGCGAGGAATTCGCCGTCATCGCCGCGTCGCACAGTTATGGAAAGACGGTCGGCTGGCAGGTGGTTCAGGGAAGGGATTTTTCGGAGGAGTTCATTTCAGACTCATCGGCGATCATCATCAACCAATCGGCGGCCAAATACATGGGCCTGGACCAGCCGGTGGGTAAAACCGTTCGCTGGAAAGACGGGACGTTCAACGATTCGGAATACCACATCGTGGGTGTGGTGCGGGATATGGTCATGCAATCCCCTTACGAGCCGGTTAAGCAAGCCATTTATTTCATGACCTACGCGCCTAATTATTTGTATATCAAAGTAAAAGATGATGTCAAAACAAGCAGCGTTCTCCCGAAACTCAACCTACTGTTCGACAAGCATTTACCCGGAAACATCTTCGACTTCCAGTTCGCCGACCAGCAATATGGTTTGAAATTCGAAACGGAGGACCGTACGGGCAAACTAACGCTCCTATTCGCCGCCGTGGCCATTTTCACGTCCTGCCTGGGGCTATTCGGCCTGGCCGCATTCACCGCCGAACAACGGCGAAGCGAAATCGGCATTCGAAAAGTGCTCGGCGCCTCCGTAACCAGCGTCTGGCAGCTCATCGCCCGCGATTTCGTGTACCTGACCATCTTCGCCATCGCGCTCGCAACGCCGGTAAGCTACTATTTCCTCACCGAAACGCTGGAAAAATACCACTACCGCTCCACCATTCCCTGGTGGCTTTTCGCAGGAGCCGGCGCCCTCGCGCTATCGCTCACGCTGCTTACGGTCAGCTACCAGGCTATCAAAGCCGCGCTGACGAATCCGGTGGAAGCGCTTCGTTCGGAGTAA
- a CDS encoding pirin family protein — translation MENQGIIRNVINVKTPPAQPGFLGPDHTARAVIHQEFEYSDPFIVLMDDFLDKKDDTPVGGPHPHAGFETVSLLLEGEIGDEAHTMKQGDFQVMTAGSGIVHTETIEGRSRMRLLQMWLNLPKADRWTAPRVQDLTFENAPTVENNGAKTVLYSGSFAGLRSPVQNYVPLIVADITLQPGASVSESLPASYNAFLYVINGDVRVGDEASLLETNQIGWLSRGSANEASKLHIVAGAAGARVVLYAAEPQHDEIVSYGPFISDTQEEIKALYSDFRHGKMKHVSTLPDTQRFHY, via the coding sequence ATGGAAAATCAAGGTATTATCAGGAATGTAATTAATGTCAAAACGCCGCCGGCGCAACCGGGCTTTTTAGGCCCCGACCACACGGCCCGCGCGGTAATTCACCAGGAGTTTGAATACAGCGACCCGTTCATCGTGCTGATGGATGATTTTTTGGATAAAAAGGACGACACACCTGTCGGCGGGCCGCATCCGCACGCGGGCTTTGAAACCGTTTCACTGCTGCTTGAAGGCGAAATCGGCGACGAAGCGCATACGATGAAGCAGGGCGATTTTCAGGTGATGACTGCCGGAAGCGGAATTGTTCACACCGAGACGATCGAGGGCAGGTCGCGCATGCGCCTGCTGCAAATGTGGCTGAACCTGCCGAAAGCAGATCGCTGGACGGCGCCAAGGGTGCAGGATCTCACATTTGAAAATGCGCCAACCGTCGAAAACAACGGTGCAAAAACGGTACTATACAGCGGTTCGTTTGCAGGGCTGCGTTCGCCGGTCCAAAACTATGTGCCGCTCATTGTGGCCGACATTACATTGCAGCCCGGTGCCAGCGTCTCAGAATCGCTGCCTGCCTCTTACAATGCATTCTTGTATGTCATCAACGGCGATGTGCGGGTAGGAGATGAGGCAAGTTTACTGGAAACCAATCAGATCGGCTGGCTGAGTAGGGGTAGTGCCAACGAGGCGAGCAAGCTGCATATCGTTGCAGGCGCGGCGGGCGCACGCGTGGTGCTGTACGCAGCCGAGCCGCAGCATGACGAGATCGTGTCATACGGGCCTTTCATTTCCGACACCCAGGAAGAGATCAAGGCGCTTTACAGCGATTTCCGCCACGGCAAAATGAAACACGTTTCCACCCTGCCGGACACGCAGCGATTCCACTACTGA
- a CDS encoding dihydrofolate reductase family protein encodes MRKLVLFAHISLDGFAGDTQGGLGFLSYNEELQQFAEELVSTVGAPVYGRNTYHLMEGYWPTVLNNPEANEHALKHARWVHEIPKFVFSTTLPSADWNNTTLIKDNVAEEISKLKQQPGKDLVIFGSPGLAKSLMNLGLIDEYKLTLHPIILGKGISLFDSNTEMSKLKLVESKTLGSGVVTLHYTAR; translated from the coding sequence ATGAGAAAGTTAGTTTTATTTGCACATATCTCGCTGGATGGTTTCGCGGGAGATACTCAGGGTGGCCTCGGTTTCTTATCCTACAATGAAGAACTTCAACAGTTCGCGGAAGAGCTCGTATCCACCGTGGGCGCGCCAGTGTACGGCAGAAACACCTATCATTTGATGGAAGGCTATTGGCCCACCGTACTGAATAATCCGGAAGCAAATGAACATGCCCTGAAACATGCGAGATGGGTGCACGAAATTCCCAAATTCGTTTTCTCAACCACATTGCCCAGCGCCGACTGGAATAACACAACGCTCATCAAAGACAACGTAGCCGAAGAGATAAGTAAACTCAAACAGCAGCCAGGCAAAGACCTCGTGATCTTTGGCAGCCCCGGCCTTGCTAAAAGTCTGATGAACCTCGGCCTGATCGACGAATATAAACTGACGCTTCATCCGATTATTTTAGGAAAAGGCATCAGTCTCTTCGATAGTAATACCGAAATGAGCAAACTGAAATTGGTTGAATCGAAAACGCTGGGATCGGGCGTGGTGACGCTGCACTATACGGCCCGGTAG
- a CDS encoding DUF4062 domain-containing protein, which produces MNKKFQIFISSTYLDLQEERKNIANVIKKHNHIAVGMETFPAGPVQQWEMIKEMIDDCDYYVLIIGGRYGSISPPFDPDDQREISYTQREYEYAYKQGIPIYTFFRQDIDKLPPEKRERNEKKRKMLKAFIEKVRNNGYYHETWQDVGELGVSVLNSLTNAFTSTPRPGWVRSDRLFQTAMDYSSDVEIVEKLIYYKFLHLSDKTVSAGPLYRKFVKRLNTTIDVYDEYLTFRVSKFNKLVTRFRSYDSTRGTAVEVNSLIPFIMSLRDTDKTIEENPQILQPLIGGPSNVFVTSSHYYNGFQDGNKDAAAKADKNAQTVRLVVDFTSVKDYHLHISGQPRGFFSYHEESGKLVSREVGDIKTVVPGLYWIERKDMREGEVIRMEFSTDIETISNIT; this is translated from the coding sequence ATGAACAAGAAATTCCAGATCTTTATAAGTTCTACTTATCTGGATCTGCAAGAGGAAAGAAAAAATATTGCCAATGTCATCAAAAAGCACAATCACATTGCGGTTGGAATGGAAACTTTCCCGGCAGGGCCGGTACAGCAATGGGAGATGATCAAAGAAATGATTGATGACTGCGACTATTATGTTTTGATCATCGGAGGCAGGTATGGAAGCATTTCGCCGCCTTTCGATCCGGATGACCAAAGGGAAATCAGCTACACGCAAAGGGAGTATGAATATGCCTACAAACAAGGTATTCCCATTTACACTTTTTTCAGGCAAGATATCGATAAGCTACCGCCGGAAAAGCGGGAGCGAAATGAAAAGAAGCGGAAAATGTTAAAGGCCTTTATCGAAAAGGTGCGTAATAACGGCTACTATCATGAAACCTGGCAAGACGTGGGCGAACTCGGGGTATCCGTGCTTAACTCACTCACCAATGCATTCACGTCGACCCCGCGTCCGGGGTGGGTCAGATCAGATCGGTTATTTCAAACCGCAATGGATTACAGTTCGGACGTTGAAATAGTTGAGAAGCTGATCTACTACAAATTTCTCCACCTATCGGACAAAACAGTTTCGGCCGGGCCCCTGTACCGCAAATTTGTGAAACGGCTGAATACTACCATTGATGTGTACGACGAGTACCTGACTTTCCGGGTGTCAAAATTCAACAAACTGGTAACCAGGTTCAGAAGCTATGACAGCACAAGAGGCACTGCCGTGGAGGTAAATTCATTGATTCCTTTTATCATGAGCCTGCGCGACACTGACAAAACAATAGAAGAGAACCCGCAGATATTGCAGCCTCTCATCGGTGGTCCGTCCAACGTGTTTGTAACATCCTCCCATTATTACAATGGATTTCAGGACGGCAATAAGGACGCGGCGGCGAAAGCAGATAAAAACGCGCAGACTGTCCGGCTAGTCGTTGACTTTACATCTGTTAAGGATTATCATTTGCACATTTCCGGCCAGCCCCGGGGATTTTTCAGTTATCATGAGGAAAGTGGTAAGTTGGTATCCAGAGAAGTAGGAGATATCAAGACCGTCGTTCCGGGCTTATATTGGATCGAACGGAAGGACATGAGAGAGGGTGAGGTGATCCGGATGGAATTCTCGACTGATATTGAAACCATTTCCAACATTACTTAG
- a CDS encoding amidohydrolase family protein — protein sequence MSRFLFARSIIFFLLILFAHSPAIQAQSADKYYLIKAGKMYDSEKNVFLKDKQILIKGNVIQKVGDKLDVPQGATVLDYGNATVTPGLIDAHTHLLFRQGPTDNLAYDGIMNSPETRVLRAVGYAKSYLNAGFTAIRDLGNSEQYLDLEVRNAIERGDFPGPRMMISGPIISAMDGQLYGIPVKEFDKYSSKEYSMVSGVEEARKAVKEHIARGVDVIKITVFGNRLVLTPEELKAIVQAAHSERVKVTAHCDRDWAVHAAIEAGVDGLEHGYGFRQSTLDTMAKRGIYLVPTDGSVDLRIHYLKSQNIKYDEAEIKQNFKPLQNRIMAAHKAGVRIVAGSDAYTDLSLPRGETAKHTISGFFDAGLPAADVLKTATSNAAVALGMENQIGVIKENAAADLAVFEGDMQKDFKKSLFDVKMVMKNGVVEYQK from the coding sequence ATGTCCAGATTTCTATTCGCCAGGTCGATTATCTTTTTTCTCCTCATCCTATTCGCTCACTCACCGGCAATTCAGGCACAATCGGCGGACAAATATTACCTGATCAAAGCAGGGAAAATGTATGATTCCGAAAAGAATGTATTTCTAAAAGACAAACAAATACTGATTAAGGGAAATGTGATCCAAAAAGTGGGCGACAAACTGGATGTTCCGCAAGGTGCAACCGTACTCGACTACGGAAATGCGACCGTAACACCCGGCCTGATCGATGCCCACACACACCTGTTGTTCCGGCAGGGGCCGACTGATAATCTTGCATACGACGGTATCATGAATTCGCCGGAAACGAGGGTATTGAGGGCAGTTGGTTATGCCAAAAGCTATCTGAATGCAGGCTTCACCGCCATCCGCGACCTCGGCAATTCGGAACAGTACCTAGACCTTGAAGTACGCAACGCCATCGAGCGCGGCGATTTTCCGGGACCAAGGATGATGATCTCCGGTCCGATCATCAGCGCGATGGACGGCCAGCTATATGGCATTCCGGTGAAGGAGTTCGACAAGTATTCTAGCAAGGAATACTCGATGGTCAGCGGCGTGGAAGAGGCTCGGAAGGCCGTGAAAGAGCACATTGCGCGCGGCGTGGACGTGATCAAAATCACCGTGTTCGGCAACCGGCTCGTGCTGACGCCGGAGGAGCTGAAAGCAATCGTGCAGGCTGCCCACAGCGAAAGGGTGAAAGTAACCGCGCATTGCGACCGCGACTGGGCGGTGCATGCGGCCATTGAAGCGGGTGTAGACGGCCTGGAACATGGCTACGGCTTCCGGCAATCGACCCTCGACACGATGGCCAAACGGGGAATATACCTCGTTCCGACGGACGGTTCGGTCGATTTACGCATTCACTATCTGAAATCCCAGAATATCAAATACGACGAGGCGGAAATCAAACAAAACTTTAAGCCTTTGCAAAACCGGATTATGGCCGCTCACAAAGCCGGTGTGCGGATCGTGGCCGGTTCGGATGCCTACACGGATCTGAGTTTACCGAGAGGCGAAACGGCAAAACACACGATTTCAGGCTTTTTCGATGCCGGCTTGCCGGCCGCCGACGTGCTGAAAACGGCCACCTCCAATGCGGCGGTGGCGCTGGGCATGGAAAATCAGATTGGCGTGATCAAGGAAAATGCCGCAGCAGACCTCGCCGTTTTTGAAGGGGATATGCAAAAGGATTTCAAAAAGTCACTTTTCGACGTCAAAATGGTCATGAAAAACGGCGTCGTGGAGTATCAGAAATAG